From a region of the Pectobacterium aquaticum genome:
- the dapA gene encoding 4-hydroxy-tetrahydrodipicolinate synthase — protein MFTGSIVALVTPMDAKGAVDRASLKKLIDYHVASGTSAIVSVGTTGESATLSHDEHGDVVLLTLELSDGRIPVIAGTGANATAEGVSLTKRFHGTGVVGCLTVTPYYNKPTQEGLYQHFKAIAEHTDLPQILYNVPSRTGCDMLPETVARLSEVKNIVAIKEATGNLSRVSQIQELVSEDFILLSGDDASGLDFMQLGGNGVISVTANIAAREMAELCKLAAQGNFVEARRLNQRLMPLHQKLFVEPNPIPVKWACKELGLMATDTLRLPMTPLTDSGRTVMGQALKQAGLL, from the coding sequence ATGTTTACGGGAAGTATTGTTGCGCTAGTTACGCCGATGGACGCCAAAGGCGCCGTCGATCGGGCGAGCTTGAAAAAACTGATTGATTATCATGTCGCTAGCGGTACATCGGCGATTGTCTCTGTCGGCACGACGGGGGAATCCGCCACGCTGAGTCACGACGAGCATGGCGATGTCGTGCTGCTGACTCTGGAACTGAGCGACGGACGTATTCCTGTCATCGCTGGAACCGGTGCGAATGCTACCGCTGAAGGCGTTTCACTGACTAAACGCTTTCATGGCACCGGCGTTGTTGGCTGCCTGACGGTCACACCGTACTACAATAAACCGACGCAGGAAGGCCTGTACCAGCACTTCAAAGCGATTGCCGAGCATACCGATCTGCCGCAAATCCTGTATAACGTACCTTCCCGCACCGGCTGCGACATGCTGCCGGAAACTGTTGCCCGTTTGTCCGAAGTGAAAAATATTGTCGCAATTAAAGAAGCGACGGGGAACTTAAGTCGGGTGAGCCAGATCCAAGAGCTGGTTAGTGAAGACTTCATTTTGCTGAGCGGCGATGACGCCAGCGGTCTGGACTTTATGCAACTCGGTGGTAACGGTGTGATTTCCGTAACGGCGAACATTGCTGCGCGTGAAATGGCGGAACTTTGCAAGCTGGCGGCGCAGGGTAATTTTGTCGAAGCGCGCCGTTTAAATCAGCGCCTGATGCCACTGCATCAGAAATTATTTGTTGAACCCAATCCTATTCCGGTGAAGTGGGCCTGTAAGGAATTGGGACTCATGGCGACCGATACGCTGCGCCTGCCAATGACACCGCTGACCGATTCCGGTCGTACGGTGATGGGGCAAGCACTTAAGCAAGCGGGTTTGCTGTAA
- a CDS encoding glycine cleavage system transcriptional repressor, translating to MLPSSQEHYLVITALGVDRPGIVNAITRHVSSCGCNIEDSRLAMLGKEFTFIMLLSGSWNAITLIESTLPLKGAEMDLLIVMKRTESQASQPTPSTVWVKVDVADSPHIIERFTDLFDSHQLNIAELVSKTQPAEGDKPPQLYIQIAAHSSATLDSSIIEPAFHQLCTELHAQGSISVVNYAQ from the coding sequence ATGTTGCCAAGCTCACAAGAACACTATCTGGTTATTACCGCGCTGGGAGTCGATCGCCCCGGTATTGTCAATGCGATTACGCGCCACGTCAGTAGCTGTGGCTGCAACATCGAAGATAGCCGTCTTGCTATGCTGGGCAAAGAGTTCACCTTCATTATGCTGCTGTCCGGTAGCTGGAACGCGATAACGCTGATTGAATCAACTCTGCCGCTGAAAGGCGCGGAGATGGATTTGCTAATCGTGATGAAGCGGACGGAGTCACAGGCTAGCCAACCAACCCCTTCTACCGTCTGGGTGAAGGTTGACGTTGCCGACTCCCCTCACATCATCGAGCGTTTTACCGATTTGTTCGATTCTCACCAGCTAAACATTGCTGAGCTGGTTTCAAAAACCCAGCCTGCCGAGGGTGACAAGCCGCCGCAGCTGTATATTCAGATTGCCGCACACAGTTCTGCCACGCTGGATAGCTCAATTATTGAGCCAGCCTTTCATCAGCTATGTACAGAATTGCACGCACAAGGCAGTATTAGCGTCGTTAACTATGCCCAGTAG
- the bcp gene encoding thioredoxin-dependent thiol peroxidase: MNTLKAGDIAPKFSLPDQDGEQVNLTDFQGQKVLVYFYPKAMTPGCTVQACGLRDNMDDLKKHGVEVLGISTDKSEKLSRFVEKEVLNFTLLSDEDHQVSEGFGVWGEKTFMGKTYDGIHRISFLIDENGKVEKVFDDFKTSNHHDIVLDYLKSV; the protein is encoded by the coding sequence ATGAACACACTGAAAGCCGGTGATATTGCACCGAAATTTAGCTTGCCCGACCAAGATGGCGAACAAGTAAATTTAACCGACTTCCAGGGACAGAAAGTGTTGGTGTATTTCTACCCTAAAGCGATGACGCCAGGATGCACCGTTCAGGCCTGCGGCCTGCGTGATAATATGGACGATTTGAAAAAACATGGCGTTGAAGTTCTCGGTATTAGCACGGACAAATCAGAAAAGCTGTCCCGCTTTGTCGAGAAAGAAGTCTTAAATTTCACGCTGCTTTCTGATGAGGATCATCAGGTTTCAGAAGGGTTTGGCGTTTGGGGAGAAAAAACCTTCATGGGGAAAACCTATGACGGTATTCATCGCATCAGCTTCCTGATCGATGAAAATGGCAAGGTGGAAAAGGTGTTTGACGACTTCAAAACCAGCAACCACCACGACATCGTTCTCGATTATCTGAAAAGCGTCTGA
- a CDS encoding AAA family ATPase, which yields MKKAARNTQISRIVIQGYKSIAACDVEMRTLNILIGANGAGKSNFMGFFRLVTNLLAQRLQLFVGKSGGPDALLHFGRKNSPYLEGNVFFTDTNYHFSLVPTNDNRMMFQSEDIFQQHGPVMTSGHFESQHKTYRSYNGSNKLDDILPLLETVEVYHLNDTSESARVKQIHRINDNDYLREDGANLAAFLFRLQKNHTAHYQRIVKTIQMVAPFFGDFYLRPTPDNSDSIQLEWIEKDQDIPFKAHELSDGTLRFILLATVLLQPETYMPSAIIIDEPELGLHPYAINVLAALIRSASEQHQLIVSTQSVELVNEFEAEDLIVVDKHLGASTFKRLDQDSLQEWLEDYSLGELWKKNILGGRPQR from the coding sequence ATAAAAAAAGCAGCTCGCAATACACAAATCAGCCGTATTGTGATTCAAGGATATAAATCTATCGCCGCCTGTGATGTGGAAATGCGCACGTTGAACATTCTGATCGGGGCTAATGGTGCCGGAAAGTCCAACTTCATGGGATTTTTTCGTCTGGTAACGAACCTACTTGCTCAGCGCTTACAACTTTTTGTTGGCAAAAGTGGTGGGCCTGATGCGCTACTTCACTTTGGGCGTAAAAATAGCCCTTATTTGGAAGGAAATGTCTTCTTTACAGACACAAACTACCATTTCTCTTTGGTGCCGACGAACGATAACCGGATGATGTTTCAATCTGAAGATATATTCCAACAACATGGGCCCGTGATGACCAGTGGTCATTTTGAATCACAGCATAAGACATACCGTTCTTACAATGGCTCAAACAAACTTGATGATATACTTCCTCTGTTAGAAACAGTGGAGGTTTATCATTTAAATGACACGAGTGAAAGCGCCAGGGTTAAACAAATCCACCGTATTAACGATAATGACTATTTACGAGAAGACGGTGCCAATTTAGCCGCATTTCTATTTCGTTTGCAAAAGAATCACACGGCACATTATCAGCGTATTGTGAAAACGATTCAGATGGTCGCTCCTTTCTTTGGCGATTTTTATCTCCGTCCTACGCCGGATAACTCCGACAGTATTCAACTCGAATGGATCGAAAAAGATCAGGATATTCCCTTTAAAGCTCATGAACTGTCCGATGGCACACTGCGTTTCATTCTGCTGGCGACAGTACTGCTCCAACCTGAAACCTACATGCCCAGCGCTATCATCATCGATGAACCTGAATTAGGCCTGCACCCTTATGCCATCAACGTGCTCGCGGCACTCATCAGAAGCGCAAGCGAACAGCACCAACTTATTGTTTCAACACAATCTGTTGAGTTGGTTAATGAATTCGAAGCCGAAGATCTGATCGTCGTGGATAAACATCTTGGCGCCTCCACGTTTAAACGTTTGGATCAAGATTCACTGCAAGAGTGGCTGGAAGATTACAGTTTAGGAGAGCTGTGGAAGAAAAACATACTTGGCGGGAGGCCACAACGATAA
- a CDS encoding DUF4276 family protein, with protein sequence MTRINVFVEGQTEETFVRDTLAPYFVRQGIYLNAILAQTSRGHKGGIVSYGKVKHQITRLCQQDKKAWVTTLIDYYGLPTDFPMVGQGKSVNEDIYSWIEDLENTFDADIAQPNFIANFLLHEFEALLFCDPEKFADWLEEKKPIIELNNIKLAFDSPESINNSPQTAPSKRILSAIPEYQKTLHGPLIAADIGLDTIRQQCPHFEDWLQRLEALKPPQS encoded by the coding sequence ATGACGAGGATTAATGTTTTTGTTGAAGGACAAACGGAAGAAACATTTGTTCGCGATACGTTGGCCCCTTACTTTGTGCGGCAAGGTATTTACCTTAATGCGATTCTGGCACAAACCAGCCGAGGGCATAAAGGTGGAATTGTCAGCTATGGAAAAGTGAAACATCAAATAACCAGGCTGTGCCAGCAAGATAAGAAAGCCTGGGTAACCACGCTGATTGATTATTATGGCCTCCCGACTGATTTCCCAATGGTTGGGCAAGGCAAATCTGTTAATGAAGATATATATTCGTGGATCGAAGATTTGGAAAACACCTTTGATGCCGATATTGCTCAGCCTAATTTTATCGCCAATTTTTTATTACATGAATTTGAAGCGTTGCTATTTTGCGACCCAGAAAAATTCGCAGACTGGCTTGAAGAAAAAAAGCCGATAATTGAACTTAACAATATTAAGCTTGCGTTCGATTCTCCTGAATCCATTAATAATAGCCCACAGACCGCCCCCTCAAAACGTATTCTTTCTGCCATACCAGAATATCAAAAAACGTTACATGGGCCACTGATTGCCGCAGATATTGGGTTGGATACGATTCGTCAGCAATGTCCTCATTTTGAAGACTGGCTACAGCGTCTGGAAGCATTGAAACCGCCTCAGTCCTGA
- a CDS encoding M48 family metalloprotease: MSVLFGTLLAGNLFPAQADTQDRLPDIGTTAGGTLSINQELAMGDFYVRQLRAGAPLINDPLLSNYINQLGNRLVKQADSVRTPFHFYLIRNDDINAFAFFGGNVVLHSALFRYADSESELASVLAHEISHVTQRHLARSMESQQRSAPLTWVGALGSILLAMANPQLGMAALSGTLAGAQQGMITFTQSNEQEADRIGIQVLQRAGFDPQAMPNFLQKLADQSRYASRPPEMLLTHPLPESRLSDARNRANQMRSTPVQSSQDFLFAKIRTFGMYGSPERPLSNDLLEQWEKGNVREQLAAKYGRAIQLYQAKKYDEARNVLQPLLSSAPENPWFLDMMTDIDLGQSRATQAVARLQNVPGMQANPVLQLNLANAYVEGKQPAAASKILYRYTYAHPDDSNGWDLLAQAAAAQGQRAEELAARAESLALSGQLDQSIRLLSNASSLVKLGSLEQARYDARIDQLRQLQQRFRQYQKS, translated from the coding sequence ATGTCCGTCCTGTTTGGGACATTACTGGCTGGCAACCTGTTTCCTGCTCAGGCCGACACGCAGGATCGGCTGCCGGATATCGGCACCACCGCAGGCGGTACGCTCAGTATCAATCAGGAACTGGCGATGGGCGATTTTTACGTCCGCCAGTTGCGCGCAGGTGCGCCGCTTATCAACGATCCGCTGCTGTCCAATTATATTAACCAGCTCGGCAACAGATTAGTTAAACAGGCCGATTCGGTGCGTACGCCGTTCCATTTTTACCTGATCCGCAATGATGACATCAACGCCTTCGCCTTCTTCGGCGGCAACGTGGTGCTGCATTCTGCGCTGTTCCGCTATGCCGATAGCGAAAGCGAGCTGGCCTCGGTGCTGGCGCATGAAATCTCCCACGTTACCCAGCGTCATCTGGCACGTAGCATGGAATCACAGCAGCGTAGCGCCCCGCTTACCTGGGTCGGCGCGCTCGGTTCTATTCTGCTGGCGATGGCCAACCCACAGTTGGGGATGGCGGCGCTCAGCGGCACGCTGGCGGGTGCGCAGCAGGGCATGATTACGTTCACGCAGTCGAATGAACAAGAAGCGGATCGCATCGGTATTCAGGTGTTGCAGCGCGCGGGCTTTGATCCACAGGCCATGCCGAATTTCCTGCAAAAGCTGGCGGATCAATCTCGCTATGCCTCCAGACCGCCGGAAATGTTGTTGACTCACCCCTTGCCGGAAAGCCGCCTGTCCGATGCCCGCAACCGCGCCAACCAGATGCGCTCAACGCCAGTGCAATCTTCTCAGGATTTCCTGTTCGCCAAAATACGCACCTTTGGCATGTATGGATCACCGGAACGACCGCTGAGCAACGATCTGCTGGAGCAATGGGAAAAAGGCAACGTGCGGGAGCAGCTAGCTGCGAAGTATGGCCGCGCGATACAGCTTTATCAGGCGAAGAAGTACGATGAAGCACGTAATGTGCTGCAACCGCTGCTAAGCAGCGCGCCTGAAAATCCGTGGTTTCTGGATATGATGACGGACATCGATCTGGGACAAAGCCGCGCGACACAGGCTGTCGCCCGTTTACAAAACGTGCCTGGAATGCAAGCGAACCCGGTACTTCAGCTTAATCTGGCGAATGCTTATGTAGAAGGGAAACAACCTGCTGCCGCCAGCAAAATACTGTATCGCTACACCTACGCACACCCTGACGATTCGAACGGCTGGGATCTGCTGGCACAAGCCGCAGCAGCACAAGGACAGCGGGCAGAAGAACTGGCCGCACGAGCGGAGAGTCTGGCCCTCAGCGGTCAGCTCGATCAATCTATTCGATTACTGAGCAACGCGAGTTCACTAGTCAAATTGGGGAGTCTGGAACAGGCGCGTTACGACGCCCGCATCGACCAGCTCCGCCAGTTACAGCAGCGCTTTCGCCAGTACCAAAAATCCTGA
- the arsC gene encoding arsenate reductase (glutaredoxin) (This arsenate reductase requires both glutathione and glutaredoxin to convert arsenate to arsenite, after which the efflux transporter formed by ArsA and ArsB can extrude the arsenite from the cell, providing resistance.), which produces MTPSPTKTSVTIYHNPRCSKSRETLALLQEHNITPDVVLYLDTPPDAATLAQLIKQLGFTSARELMRTKEEIYQQLGLSDTALTEAQLIQAMTDNPKLIERPIVVAQGQARIGRPPEQVLEIL; this is translated from the coding sequence ATGACACCGTCTCCAACCAAAACATCCGTGACGATTTACCACAACCCGCGCTGCTCTAAGAGCCGTGAAACGCTGGCGCTGTTGCAAGAACACAATATTACGCCTGACGTCGTGCTCTATCTCGACACGCCGCCCGATGCCGCGACGCTGGCACAGTTGATCAAGCAGTTGGGCTTTACTAGCGCACGTGAATTGATGAGAACCAAAGAAGAAATTTATCAGCAGTTAGGGCTGTCCGACACAGCACTAACGGAAGCGCAGCTGATTCAGGCGATGACCGATAATCCGAAGCTCATCGAGCGCCCCATCGTCGTGGCGCAAGGTCAGGCTCGAATCGGCCGTCCGCCAGAGCAGGTGCTGGAAATACTGTAG
- the hda gene encoding DnaA inactivator Hda, with the protein MILNTPAQLSLPLYLPDDETFASFYPGENASLLAAVNNALYQEHGSYIYFWSREGGGRSHLLHAACAELSRQERAVGYVPLDKRAYFVPDVLEGMEQLALVCIDNIESIAGDEEWEMAVFNLYNRIQETGRARLLITGDRPPRQLNLRLPDLASRLDWGQIYKLQPLSDDEKGEALQLRARLRGFELPEDVSRFLLKRLDREMRTLFMTLDQLDHASITAQRKLTIPFVKEILGL; encoded by the coding sequence GTGATTCTGAACACGCCGGCACAGCTTTCATTGCCACTCTACTTACCCGATGACGAAACATTTGCCAGTTTCTATCCGGGTGAAAACGCGTCTCTTCTTGCCGCCGTCAATAATGCTTTGTATCAGGAGCATGGTAGCTACATCTATTTCTGGTCACGCGAAGGGGGCGGGCGCAGCCATCTGCTGCATGCTGCCTGCGCCGAGCTGTCGCGTCAGGAACGTGCGGTGGGCTATGTGCCGCTGGATAAACGCGCCTACTTTGTACCCGATGTGCTGGAAGGGATGGAGCAATTGGCGCTGGTGTGCATCGATAACATCGAATCTATCGCGGGCGATGAAGAGTGGGAAATGGCGGTGTTTAATCTGTATAACCGCATTCAGGAAACAGGGCGTGCACGGCTGTTGATTACCGGCGATCGTCCGCCGCGTCAGCTGAATTTACGCCTGCCCGATCTGGCTTCTCGCCTTGATTGGGGACAAATCTACAAGTTGCAACCGTTGTCGGATGACGAAAAAGGGGAAGCGCTACAGCTGCGTGCCAGACTGCGCGGGTTCGAATTGCCGGAAGACGTCAGCCGTTTTCTGCTTAAGCGCCTGGATCGCGAAATGCGCACGTTATTTATGACGCTCGATCAGCTTGACCACGCTTCCATCACCGCCCAGCGCAAGCTGACCATTCCTTTTGTGAAAGAGATCCTCGGACTGTAA
- the uraA gene encoding uracil permease encodes MTRRAIGVSERPPLLQTIPLSFQHLFAMFGATVLVPILFKINPATVLLFNGVGTLLYLFICKGKIPAYLGSSFAFISPVLLLLPLGYEVALGGFIMCGVLFCLVALIVKKAGTGWLNVLFPPAAMGAIVAVIGLELAGVAAGMAGLLPADGTSVDSTAVTISLATLAITILGSVLFRGFLAIIPILIGVLAGYALSFALGVVDLTPIREAHWFAMPTFYTPRFEWFAILAILPAALVVIAEHVGHLVVTANIVKKDLMREPGLHRSMFANGISTVLSGFFGSTPNTTYGENIGVLAITKVYSTWVIGGAAILAILLSCVGKLAAAIQAVPVPVMGGVSLLLYGVIGASGIRVLIESKVDYNKAQNLILTSVILIIGVSGAKVHLGSTELKGMALATVVGIGMSLVFKVISLFRKEEEILDAPEENDARS; translated from the coding sequence ATGACTCGTCGCGCCATCGGGGTAAGTGAACGACCACCCTTGTTACAAACCATCCCGTTGAGTTTCCAGCATCTGTTTGCGATGTTTGGCGCTACCGTTCTGGTACCCATTCTGTTCAAGATCAATCCAGCCACCGTACTGTTATTCAACGGTGTGGGGACGCTGCTTTATTTATTCATATGTAAGGGCAAAATCCCAGCGTATTTAGGATCGAGCTTCGCGTTTATTTCCCCAGTTTTACTGCTGTTACCGCTGGGGTATGAAGTCGCACTGGGTGGTTTTATTATGTGCGGCGTGTTGTTCTGTCTGGTGGCGCTGATTGTTAAGAAAGCGGGCACCGGCTGGCTGAATGTGCTGTTCCCGCCTGCGGCGATGGGGGCGATTGTCGCCGTTATCGGTCTTGAACTGGCGGGTGTCGCGGCAGGAATGGCTGGGTTGCTGCCTGCCGATGGCACGTCTGTTGATTCCACCGCGGTGACGATTTCACTGGCGACGCTGGCGATCACCATTCTGGGTTCGGTGCTGTTTCGCGGCTTCCTGGCGATTATCCCGATTCTGATCGGGGTGCTCGCTGGCTATGCGCTGTCGTTCGCGCTGGGCGTGGTCGATTTAACCCCGATTCGTGAAGCGCACTGGTTCGCGATGCCAACATTCTATACGCCACGCTTTGAGTGGTTTGCCATTCTGGCGATTCTGCCCGCGGCGCTGGTGGTGATTGCGGAACACGTCGGCCATCTGGTGGTAACGGCGAATATCGTGAAGAAAGACCTGATGCGTGAACCGGGGCTGCACCGCTCCATGTTCGCCAATGGGATTTCTACCGTGCTGTCCGGCTTCTTTGGCTCCACGCCGAACACGACCTACGGCGAAAATATCGGCGTGCTGGCGATTACCAAAGTGTACAGCACCTGGGTGATCGGCGGTGCGGCGATCCTCGCGATCCTGCTCTCTTGCGTGGGCAAACTGGCAGCGGCGATTCAGGCTGTACCGGTTCCGGTCATGGGCGGCGTGTCGCTGCTGCTGTACGGCGTAATTGGTGCGTCCGGTATTCGTGTGCTGATTGAATCCAAAGTGGATTACAACAAAGCACAAAACCTGATCCTGACCTCCGTGATTCTGATCATCGGCGTCAGTGGCGCGAAAGTGCATCTGGGCTCGACCGAACTGAAAGGCATGGCGCTGGCGACGGTTGTCGGTATCGGCATGAGTCTGGTGTTTAAGGTCATCAGCCTGTTCCGCAAAGAGGAAGAGATCCTCGATGCGCCGGAAGAGAACGACGCGCGTTCATAG
- the upp gene encoding uracil phosphoribosyltransferase, producing MKIVEVKHPLVKHKLGLMRENDISTKRFRELASEVGSLLTYEATADLATEKVTIDGWCGPVEVDQIKGKKITVVPILRAGLGMMDGVLENVPSARISVVGIYRDEETLEPVPYFQKLVSNIEERMALVVDPMLATGGSMIATIDLLKKAGCHSIKVLVLVAAPEGIAALEKAHPDVELYTASIDKGLNEQGYIMPGLGDAGDKIFGTK from the coding sequence ATGAAGATCGTCGAGGTGAAACACCCACTCGTCAAACACAAACTAGGTTTGATGCGTGAGAACGATATTAGCACGAAGCGTTTTCGTGAGCTGGCTTCCGAAGTGGGAAGTTTGCTGACTTACGAAGCGACGGCTGATCTGGCAACCGAAAAAGTCACCATTGATGGCTGGTGCGGTCCGGTTGAAGTCGATCAGATCAAAGGCAAGAAAATTACCGTCGTACCGATTCTGCGTGCAGGATTGGGGATGATGGACGGCGTGCTGGAAAATGTGCCTAGCGCGCGTATCAGCGTTGTCGGCATCTACCGTGATGAAGAGACGCTAGAGCCTGTTCCTTATTTCCAGAAGCTGGTTTCTAATATCGAAGAGCGCATGGCGCTGGTGGTTGACCCCATGCTGGCAACCGGTGGCTCAATGATCGCGACGATCGACCTGCTGAAAAAAGCGGGTTGTCACAGTATTAAGGTACTGGTATTGGTCGCGGCGCCAGAAGGGATTGCCGCACTGGAAAAAGCCCACCCCGATGTCGAGCTTTACACGGCATCCATCGATAAAGGCCTCAACGAGCAGGGTTACATCATGCCGGGCCTCGGTGATGCGGGCGATAAAATATTTGGTACGAAATAA
- the purM gene encoding phosphoribosylformylglycinamidine cyclo-ligase, protein MTDKTSLSYKDAGVDIDAGNALVDRIKGVVKQTRRPEVMGGLGGFGALCALPQKYREPILVSGTDGVGTKLRLAMDLKRHDTIGIDLVAMCVNDLVVQGAEPLFFLDYYATGKLDVDTAASVITGIAEGCKQSGCALVGGETAEMPGMYHGEDYDVAGFCVGVVEKSEIIDGSKVQNGDVLVALASSGPHSNGYSLVRKVLEVSKTDPEQFELEGKSLADHLLAPTKIYVKSILSLIEKVDVHAISHLTGGGFWENIPRVLPEGMQATIDESSWQWPAVFNWLQQAGNVSRHEMYRTFNCGVGMIIALPAEQADEAVALLNSSGENAWKIGVITQTDAGDAVVIN, encoded by the coding sequence GTGACCGACAAAACCTCTCTCAGCTATAAAGACGCAGGCGTGGATATCGATGCGGGTAATGCATTGGTAGACCGTATCAAAGGTGTAGTGAAACAGACCCGTCGCCCGGAAGTTATGGGTGGATTGGGTGGTTTCGGTGCCTTGTGCGCCTTACCGCAAAAATACCGCGAACCGATTCTGGTTTCCGGCACTGACGGAGTCGGCACCAAACTGCGCCTGGCGATGGACCTGAAACGCCACGATACCATTGGTATCGATCTGGTTGCGATGTGCGTGAACGATCTGGTCGTTCAGGGCGCTGAGCCGCTGTTCTTCCTCGACTACTACGCCACGGGCAAGCTGGATGTCGACACCGCTGCCAGCGTCATTACCGGTATCGCGGAAGGCTGTAAGCAATCAGGCTGTGCGCTGGTCGGTGGCGAAACCGCCGAAATGCCGGGCATGTATCACGGCGAAGACTACGACGTTGCTGGCTTCTGCGTCGGTGTGGTAGAAAAATCAGAAATTATTGACGGCAGCAAAGTGCAGAACGGCGATGTTCTGGTTGCCCTCGCTTCTAGCGGCCCGCACTCAAACGGCTATTCGCTGGTGCGCAAAGTGCTTGAAGTCAGCAAGACCGATCCAGAGCAGTTCGAGCTGGAAGGCAAATCGCTGGCCGACCACCTACTGGCCCCGACCAAAATCTACGTGAAGTCCATACTTTCCCTGATTGAGAAAGTCGATGTCCATGCGATTTCTCACCTGACCGGCGGCGGCTTCTGGGAAAATATCCCACGCGTGCTGCCAGAAGGCATGCAGGCGACAATCGACGAATCCAGCTGGCAATGGCCTGCTGTTTTCAACTGGCTGCAACAAGCCGGTAATGTCAGCCGCCACGAAATGTATCGTACTTTCAACTGCGGTGTTGGTATGATCATCGCACTGCCAGCCGAACAGGCAGACGAGGCCGTTGCATTACTCAACAGCAGCGGCGAAAACGCATGGAAAATCGGCGTCATTACTCAAACCGATGCCGGAGACGCAGTGGTTATTAACTGA